The sequence TATTATTTGTTTTAATAGCCCTAAGTGGTACATACAAAAATTTTGGTTTACGTGTTTTGCATGTAGCAGTTTTGCTGGCACTTTTTTATTCTTTGTTGGTATACACTTTAGCCTACTAGAGCAAGTGCTCACTTACAGCATACTATTATTATCAGCATGTATGATTTGTCATGGGGAGCTCGCTAAATTACAGCCACATAAAAATAAGTTAACGCTATTTTATTTAATCCTTGCACTAGGCGGTGTAATTGGTAGCTTGTTTACAGCGATTGTTGCTGAGAAAATTTTTTCGCAATATTACGAACTTATTGTGGGAATTGGTTTTATATATATTTTATTTTCACTCAGCTTATACTGGCAAAACCAATCACTTGAACTAAGTAAAATTAAAAAGGCCAATAACAAGTTTTTATGTATCGCCTCAAGTATTTCTTTCATTACTTTTGGGTTTTATTTTAATCAGTTAGATAGCCGATATTTTACATCAGATGTGCATAATAGTCGTAATTTTTATGGTGTTTTGGCCGTTAAAGATCAAACACTAAACGACAGCCCTATTAGAGTGTTATTTGATGGCGCAACAAACCATGGCAGCCAATCTCTTATTGAAGCGTATAAAAGCAAACCTACTAGTTACTACCGTGCAAATAGTGGCGTAGCGTTAGCTTTAAATAACTTAGATAAGATGCAATCAAATAAAGTTGGCATTGTCGGCTTAGGCACGGGCACTTTAGCAAGCTACGCACAACCACAAGATCATTATGTATTTTATGAACTCAATCCTGATGTTGCAACCGTTGCTAGACAACATTTCAGCTACTTATCTGATAGCAAAGCAAAAACAGATATTAGGCTTGGAGATGCAAGAATAACGATGCAAAATGAGCTAAAAGATACTGGAAGCCAACAGTATGATGCCCTTGTTATAGATGCTTTTTCAAGTGATGCAATACCCGTGCATTTATTAACACTTGAGGCATTTGAGTTATATTTAAAACACCTTAAAAAAGAAGGATTACTCGCATTACATATCTCTAATAACCACTTAGATTTATTGCCTTTAATAAATGCATTAGCAGTAAAGCTAAATATTCCTTTAAACCATTTTATTGCAGCTTCAAGTTCATCAGCAGAGCAAACAACACAATGGGTTGTTTTAACGCATAATAAAGATTTCATCAATAATGACATGGTAAAAATAAGAGCAACTTATTTAAATTTAAAGCCTGAAGAAACTCAAATATGGACTGATAAATATTCAAACCTATTATCTGTGATTAAGTTTTAATTTAATCTATAAAAAACCCTAATATAATTATGTATTAGGGTTTATATAAATCGATAGCTAATCACTTTGTAAAGCATCAATTGGATCAAGCTTTGATGCTTTTATCGCGGGATACACACCAAAAGTGAGGCCTACCATGGCACATATACTAAACGATAAAATTATCGCAGTTAGCGACCAAGAAACTGCCCACTGTGAATAAATAGAGATTAGCTCTGACAATAAGATGCCAAAAAACACACCTAATATTCCACCTAATATTGAAATAGTAAAGCTCTCTGAAATAAACTGTAGTTGAATATCTTTTTGAGTTGCACCAATGGCACGTAATAAGCCAATTTCTTTAGTACGCTCAAGTACAGTGGCAAGCATGATATTCATAATACCTATGCCACCTACTAATAATGAAATACCCGCAACACATGACATTACGATATTAAATATCTGTTGTGTTTGTTTTTGCTGTGCGAGTAAAGCCGCAGGGATCACTAAAGTGTAATCATCTATTTTATTATGGCGACGCGTTAATAAATGACTTACTGCTTTAGCCGCCTCAATCGGGTCTACAGCCTTATTGATCTTTAACTTAATACTGGTAACTTCACTATCTAGCTCTTTACTTGCAAACTTATGCATAGATGTTTTAAGTGGTACAAATACGCGGCTTTGTGCACCACCAAGTTTAATGCCTTGAAACTCTTGTTTTTTCAAGAATGGGGCCTCTAGAACACCTACTACTTTAAACCATAAATGGTTTATTTTGATATTTTGGCCCACAGCCCCACCTAAAGGAAATAACTGTTTTGCAGTAGCTGAGCCTAATAATACAACTTGAGAAAAACTTAAATCATCATCGTCATTGAGCATACGTCCTTGTGCTAAATTAAATTTCGATAATTCAAAAAAGCTTGAACTAACACCGATTGCCTCTCCATCACTTTTACCTTGGGCACTGAAAATGCTATACGTATCAATTAACTTTTGAGCACTAAAAGCCTCGACAAAAGGTAATGATTTGGCTGCTATTTCACCATCTCTAATACTTAACCCTGCTGAGTGTTTACGCTGCTCTTTAAGCTCTTTATCTTCAAATTCTTTCGCTTCAATAATAAGATTATGTAAACCCATAGTATCTATCATTTTTAAGGCTTCGCGCTCCGCACCTTCACCAATATTAAGCATCGCAATTACCGCACCTACACCAAAAATCATACCTAATAAAGTAAGCAAAGTACGTAATTTATGCTGCGCTAACTCTGCCGCAGTATCAATAAATATATCAAGATATTTCATTTAGCTTTGCTCCTGATCCATTAAAGTGATTTCCTGACCCGCTGTTAATCCAGTCAATATTTCAACATGACTTAAACTTGCTTTTCCTAATGTTACAGCTGTCATAGTTAATTCATCATCTTGATAAATGTATACAAATGATTGATTTTCTTTGGTGTATATGGCCTGTAACGGTACGATTAATTTAGATTCAGGTTTTGCTATTTCAATACTTGCTTGTAATTTTCTGCCAGGAACAAAAAGTTTAGGGTTTTGTTCATCTAAAGTCACAATCACTTCAAAGTACTTTTGTGGATCACCTCTTTTTATTGACGCTGGGAAAGGAGCAACCGATTCAACCACCCCCTTAAAAGGCAGATTTGAATATGCAAATAATTGCAAATTAACGGCTTTGCCTTCAGCTAAGTCAATTGCTTCACTTTCAATGACATATAACTTGGCTTTCATTTGCGTAATATTTGGTAACTCAGCGATTTTCTCACCTGGCCACATTGATTGGCCGGCTCTGGGTTTTTCACCACGCCAATTTTTTTTATAAACTAATAAACCATCGTGTGGCGCTTTGATTTCTAATTGATTTAAACTATCGTTCAGTAAATCAAGCTTACCTTGATGTTGATCTTGCTGCATTTTTAATAAGTCCATATCTCCAGCTGAGCTTTCATTGAAACTATCACTTTTCCAATTTAAATAATCTTGCTTAGAGCCAAGATAAGCTGTATTTTGCAGTGAATCTATAATTTCTAATTTAGAGCGGATCCTTTCATCATCAATAGAGAATTTTTCAGCAAAAAGCTTTTCCTGATCTATGATTAAAATATCCTTACTGATAGCATCAAGCTCTTTACTTAAAGCACCTGTTTTTTCGATAATTTCTTGTTTTGTAATCGCAAGTTCATTTTCTTTCTCTCTACTTTTGACTTGCATTGCTTCACCATCAAAACGCGCAATAACATCACCTTGTTTAACCAAAGAAAATTCAGGTGCAAGCCAAGCAATACTCTGCACACCATTACGCGAAACAGGTGAACTTATCACTGTTGCTTTGGCAGCAAACAACTCTCCTTTTGCAGGTATGATGACAGAAAAGTTTTCATTTTTTACTATGTACTTTAAAGTAGCGTTCTCCTGAGAATTACAAGCTAATAAAAAGAGCATAGGTATAAAAATTAATTTATTCATAGCGCGACGATATCTCCTTGTTTAACACCTTTAGCTAACACAACTTTGTTGCCTATGATATGTGCGACTTCTACTGGTTTCTCTAGACCTGACTCAAGTGTGATTACTTTGCTATCAGCAGCGCCTTTCACGGCCTCTAAAGGTAAAGTTAACGCTTTATCAAGCACTTTAGTGATCACCTCTATTCGAGCGGTCATCCCCGGGCGCATTACTGACGAATTGGTTTTATCAAATTCAATGATAGTATCTAAAATACGCTTTTTATCTTGAGCCGATTTACTTCTAAATACACGACCTAAATTGACTACTTTACCGCTAAAGATTTGCTCTTGAGTACCATCAAGTATAATTTTTACTTTTTGCCCTAATACCAACTTACCACTATCTGGCTCTGCAACTTGAACTTTTAACTGCATGTGTTCAATGACGGCTAACTCAAGGATAGGTTGTCCAAACTGTACACTTTCTCCAACTGCTGGTTTTTCTCCCTCCCAATTAGCTTTATAAATCACCATACCGTCCATTGGCGCTTTAACTTTCAGTCTTTCTATATCTCTATTAAAGTCATCTACTTCAACTGTTAAACGCGCTACTTTCCCTTGGGCTAATTTAAGGTTCAATATACTATTTTTTTTATGAAAATTTAATTTTTCTTGTGATAGGAACAGATCATTTTTCGCTACTGTAAAGTCGATTTCAGATTTTTTTCTATCATTTTCAGAACGACTATTATCAACAATTTCTGCCTTACGTTTTGCTTTTTCAAACTCCATTTCTTTTTCGGCTACCGCTAATATGAACTCTTGTTCGGTTGCTATTTCTTTTATTTTTTTATTATCTAATTCTTTTTGAGCACGGTCTAATTCAACCTGCTTATCAAACAATCTATCGGTTATTTTTTTATCATCAAAAGAGACCAGTACTTCCCCTTTTTTTACTTGAGTATTTTCAGGCAGCATCTGTTTTATTTGGTACTGCCACATTCTAGCTATTGAAGGAGGCGCTATAACCGCTGTTTGTTTAGATTCAAGCTCTCCGCTGGCATAAACTATGACTTCTATTTTCTCTACTTTTACAGCTTCACTTACAACTTGCTCACAGCCAAGCAATAAAACTACAATAGATAATATAAATAGCTTATTCATTTATTATTCCCTCGAACTCTAATTGTGCGCTCATTCCTGGTAAGACTTTAAAATGCGTATTAGCATTGAACTCAAAAACAGTTCGGTAATATACATCATTCCCCCACTCTTTTTGAGCCTCTGGTTGCGTAGAAATTTCGGTTAATTTGGCTGATAAATGAGTATTGGGGTAAGCATCAAATTTCAGTTGTGCCTGACTATTCAATAGCAAATTTTTATGATCAACTTCATGAACCCAGGCTTCAATATATAAGCCATTTAAAGAAGGGATCTCTGCAATTTTCCAAGCGGGTTGCGCGGTCATACCGACAAATACTTTTTCTCCGTTCCAAGGGTGACTTGCGTACAACACAGGACCTGAACGTTCTGCATAAACACGCATTTTTTTGAATTTATTTTGATTATACTTTAATTGCTGTTGGTATTTTTTTATTGTTATTTTTTGTTTAGTTATAGCAACTTTATTGGCAACCTTAGTTTGCTTTAAAGTTTCTTGTGCTTTTGCATCCGCTATCACTGCTTTTTCAAATTCTAATTGATTCATTTTATAGTCATACTGGCTAAGATTATCAGCAGACACACCCGCATCAATACGTGATTTAGTTAATAACAGTTCAGTTCTTTTTTTCCCATAACTTGCTTCGAGTAAACTTTGAGCATTACTACTTTGTATGCGATGTAACTCTTCTTCAGCGGAAATCAAACTTGTTTTTAGTTGATCTA is a genomic window of Pseudoalteromonas sp. '520P1 No. 423' containing:
- a CDS encoding efflux RND transporter periplasmic adaptor subunit, with translation MNKLIFIPMLFLLACNSQENATLKYIVKNENFSVIIPAKGELFAAKATVISSPVSRNGVQSIAWLAPEFSLVKQGDVIARFDGEAMQVKSREKENELAITKQEIIEKTGALSKELDAISKDILIIDQEKLFAEKFSIDDERIRSKLEIIDSLQNTAYLGSKQDYLNWKSDSFNESSAGDMDLLKMQQDQHQGKLDLLNDSLNQLEIKAPHDGLLVYKKNWRGEKPRAGQSMWPGEKIAELPNITQMKAKLYVIESEAIDLAEGKAVNLQLFAYSNLPFKGVVESVAPFPASIKRGDPQKYFEVIVTLDEQNPKLFVPGRKLQASIEIAKPESKLIVPLQAIYTKENQSFVYIYQDDELTMTAVTLGKASLSHVEILTGLTAGQEITLMDQEQS
- a CDS encoding efflux RND transporter periplasmic adaptor subunit; the protein is MNKLFILSIVVLLLGCEQVVSEAVKVEKIEVIVYASGELESKQTAVIAPPSIARMWQYQIKQMLPENTQVKKGEVLVSFDDKKITDRLFDKQVELDRAQKELDNKKIKEIATEQEFILAVAEKEMEFEKAKRKAEIVDNSRSENDRKKSEIDFTVAKNDLFLSQEKLNFHKKNSILNLKLAQGKVARLTVEVDDFNRDIERLKVKAPMDGMVIYKANWEGEKPAVGESVQFGQPILELAVIEHMQLKVQVAEPDSGKLVLGQKVKIILDGTQEQIFSGKVVNLGRVFRSKSAQDKKRILDTIIEFDKTNSSVMRPGMTARIEVITKVLDKALTLPLEAVKGAADSKVITLESGLEKPVEVAHIIGNKVVLAKGVKQGDIVAL
- a CDS encoding ABC transporter permease; translated protein: MKYLDIFIDTAAELAQHKLRTLLTLLGMIFGVGAVIAMLNIGEGAEREALKMIDTMGLHNLIIEAKEFEDKELKEQRKHSAGLSIRDGEIAAKSLPFVEAFSAQKLIDTYSIFSAQGKSDGEAIGVSSSFFELSKFNLAQGRMLNDDDDLSFSQVVLLGSATAKQLFPLGGAVGQNIKINHLWFKVVGVLEAPFLKKQEFQGIKLGGAQSRVFVPLKTSMHKFASKELDSEVTSIKLKINKAVDPIEAAKAVSHLLTRRHNKIDDYTLVIPAALLAQQKQTQQIFNIVMSCVAGISLLVGGIGIMNIMLATVLERTKEIGLLRAIGATQKDIQLQFISESFTISILGGILGVFFGILLSELISIYSQWAVSWSLTAIILSFSICAMVGLTFGVYPAIKASKLDPIDALQSD
- a CDS encoding fused MFS/spermidine synthase, translating into MQPIIAKMALPYFGGGAAIWTACMLFFQLFLLLGYLYAHTLSKIKKVNQQITIHSGFILLSLVAMPIGQLNSEHLLTSQTPQINIITSLFMAIGFPYFLLSTTAPLIQKWYSLNTNNNQPYRLYALSNLGSLLALLSYPFVIEPNLDTTLQSTIWGYGYYLFMISILFCSFRLFKFNYLLKNQKNDKAPTDCKYVCLWLGLSACSVILMMATTSAMTINIPPTPFLWILPLCIYLLTYIICFNSPKWYIQKFWFTCFACSSFAGTFLFFVGIHFSLLEQVLTYSILLLSACMICHGELAKLQPHKNKLTLFYLILALGGVIGSLFTAIVAEKIFSQYYELIVGIGFIYILFSLSLYWQNQSLELSKIKKANNKFLCIASSISFITFGFYFNQLDSRYFTSDVHNSRNFYGVLAVKDQTLNDSPIRVLFDGATNHGSQSLIEAYKSKPTSYYRANSGVALALNNLDKMQSNKVGIVGLGTGTLASYAQPQDHYVFYELNPDVATVARQHFSYLSDSKAKTDIRLGDARITMQNELKDTGSQQYDALVIDAFSSDAIPVHLLTLEAFELYLKHLKKEGLLALHISNNHLDLLPLINALAVKLNIPLNHFIAASSSSAEQTTQWVVLTHNKDFINNDMVKIRATYLNLKPEETQIWTDKYSNLLSVIKF
- a CDS encoding HlyD family secretion protein, whose amino-acid sequence is MYQAIILGLGLLLMSHASMASVILSGQVKAADNQTFYAPKTGSWKVQVQWMLPEGEVAEKGDLIVVFDSGTIQSEIDQLKTSLISAEEELHRIQSSNAQSLLEASYGKKRTELLLTKSRIDAGVSADNLSQYDYKMNQLEFEKAVIADAKAQETLKQTKVANKVAITKQKITIKKYQQQLKYNQNKFKKMRVYAERSGPVLYASHPWNGEKVFVGMTAQPAWKIAEIPSLNGLYIEAWVHEVDHKNLLLNSQAQLKFDAYPNTHLSAKLTEISTQPEAQKEWGNDVYYRTVFEFNANTHFKVLPGMSAQLEFEGIINE